One segment of Gammaproteobacteria bacterium DNA contains the following:
- a CDS encoding IS630 family transposase, whose protein sequence is MNAEWMFDARKIPDEVMNYIRRIAVRAVEEKHYSPELVADFLGIDRTSIYDWLRNYRYEGEEALDTRKAPGAPCVITPAIDRWLKETILNTTPADHGYDTVLWTLEIIVHLLKESFGLWVSDATVRLHLHDLGLSCQKPCYRAINQDKEQVKTFVNEGFEEIKKLAQKLGADIAFEDESWVQGHTRSGRTWGLVGHPPEIKVSDDRGGFHILSMVTATGEFMFEVTTEKLVSAVFIAFLEKTLEGRKRPLIVIADNASYHTSGEVKAFLETHRQQIRLFFLPTHSPELNPDEQVWNEIKNGHLEKEPIKNRADFRARVYSALEKLKAFKERVKSFFRLPDTQYANPEKAPA, encoded by the coding sequence ATGAACGCGGAATGGATGTTTGATGCACGTAAAATACCGGATGAAGTGATGAATTACATCCGGCGTATTGCGGTTCGCGCGGTCGAAGAGAAGCATTATAGTCCGGAGCTTGTTGCTGATTTTTTGGGTATCGACCGAACGAGTATTTATGACTGGCTTCGCAACTATCGTTATGAAGGAGAAGAAGCCCTAGATACTCGCAAAGCGCCCGGTGCTCCGTGTGTGATTACTCCGGCTATTGATCGATGGTTAAAAGAAACGATCCTCAATACGACGCCGGCGGATCATGGTTATGATACGGTTTTATGGACTTTAGAGATTATTGTTCATTTATTGAAGGAGTCCTTTGGTCTCTGGGTATCGGATGCCACGGTACGCCTTCATTTGCATGATTTAGGGTTAAGTTGTCAAAAGCCTTGTTATCGAGCGATCAACCAGGATAAGGAGCAAGTTAAAACGTTTGTTAATGAAGGTTTCGAAGAAATTAAGAAGTTGGCTCAAAAACTTGGAGCGGATATTGCGTTTGAGGATGAATCGTGGGTGCAAGGCCATACGCGTTCCGGTCGGACGTGGGGGTTAGTGGGGCATCCTCCGGAAATTAAAGTGAGTGATGACCGGGGTGGGTTTCATATTTTATCGATGGTCACGGCGACCGGGGAGTTCATGTTTGAGGTGACCACTGAAAAATTAGTGAGTGCAGTTTTCATTGCGTTTCTGGAGAAGACATTAGAAGGTCGAAAGCGCCCATTAATTGTGATTGCGGATAACGCATCCTATCATACTTCAGGAGAGGTCAAAGCCTTTCTTGAGACGCATCGGCAACAAATTCGTCTCTTTTTTCTTCCGACGCATTCCCCCGAGTTAAATCCGGATGAACAGGTTTGGAATGAGATCAAAAATGGTCATCTGGAAAAAGAGCCGATTAAAAACCGAGCTGATTTCAGAGCGCGCGTTTATTCTGCTTTGGAAAAGCTAAAAGCATTTAAGGAGAGAGTCAAATCATTTTTTAGGCTCCCTGATACTCAATATGCTAATCCCGAAAAAGCTCCAGCATGA
- a CDS encoding transposase → MSKPYSEDLRTRVIQSYLNGLSKMDIVTLFKIGMDTLNRWLRQYLQTGDIKPKRRTQFRARKFSDSDLTDYIRNNPSVTLKQIAEHFSVKPSSIQARLKALKITYKKNNFSTKKGMSKKERSLFNN, encoded by the coding sequence ATGTCCAAGCCGTATAGTGAAGATTTAAGAACAAGAGTGATACAGAGCTACTTGAATGGCCTGTCGAAAATGGATATCGTTACGCTTTTCAAAATAGGGATGGACACCTTGAATCGTTGGCTTCGTCAGTATCTGCAAACCGGGGATATTAAACCAAAAAGAAGAACCCAATTTCGTGCAAGAAAATTTAGTGACTCTGATTTAACGGATTACATTAGAAACAATCCTTCGGTGACCCTCAAACAAATTGCAGAACATTTTTCTGTTAAACCCTCATCGATTCAAGCAAGATTGAAAGCCCTAAAAATAACCTATAAAAAAAACAATTTCTCTACGAAGAAAGGGATGAGCAAAAAAGAACGGAGTTTGTTCAACAATTAG